A DNA window from uncultured Methanoregula sp. contains the following coding sequences:
- a CDS encoding winged helix-turn-helix domain-containing protein, producing the protein MKDEDCDWQIYHLIPEGAAITREEICEKSGLDAGTIDASLKRLERSCLVSCSDNSVRMLSFGEALIQNQFKYEKDLPFTIENGVIKARKP; encoded by the coding sequence GTGAAAGACGAGGATTGCGACTGGCAGATCTACCACCTGATACCGGAAGGCGCTGCGATAACCCGGGAGGAGATTTGTGAAAAAAGCGGTCTCGATGCCGGGACAATTGATGCATCCCTCAAACGACTGGAACGATCCTGTCTCGTCTCATGTTCAGATAATTCTGTCCGGATGCTCAGTTTTGGCGAAGCGCTTATCCAAAACCAGTTCAAATATGAAAAGGATCTGCCGTTTACCATTGAAAACGGTG
- a CDS encoding aldehyde dehydrogenase family protein, producing the protein MSAMLMRIGGAETSSLDEAWIEVENPASGETIDRVPLGKSEDINRAVEAAVEAGDAWKKRSMRERGMILYRAAENVRKQHKDLAQLLTMEQGKPLRESIDEVRGYANVLEFYAGISAHQSGKALRLGQTGDSIVIREPLGVCGAIIPWNMPVLIMGWKVGPALLAGNTLVLKPASATPLANISLAKILDEAGLPPGVLNVVTGTGEEAGNALVQHPDIKKISFTGSCATGQKVKELASRHLKELTLELGGSDPMIVTSDADIDRAVEGAIRGRFYNAGQTCTAVKRLYVLEGVAKEFTQKLKERTEALSVGNGLGPKIDMGPLNSSSQRQHIQETVETVRENREGHVIAGGCELKGKAYEKGYFYRPTLVTDISPGSPLITEEIFGPVLPVMTVPNLDAAIHEANNSRFGLGASVWTTNLHTAKRVFDEVHAGVIWVNRHLTLPPEVPFGGVEGSGIGRENGQDALDQYSRTKSLILGW; encoded by the coding sequence ATGAGCGCCATGCTGATGAGAATCGGAGGAGCAGAAACCAGTTCACTGGATGAGGCCTGGATCGAAGTTGAAAATCCGGCATCCGGTGAAACTATCGATCGCGTGCCGTTGGGTAAATCTGAAGATATCAACCGGGCAGTTGAGGCTGCAGTTGAGGCCGGAGACGCCTGGAAGAAGAGATCCATGCGTGAGCGCGGGATGATCCTGTACCGGGCTGCGGAAAACGTCCGAAAGCAGCATAAAGATCTTGCGCAGCTCCTGACCATGGAGCAGGGCAAACCCCTGCGGGAATCGATCGATGAAGTCCGGGGCTATGCCAATGTCCTGGAATTTTATGCCGGGATCTCCGCGCACCAGTCCGGAAAAGCGTTACGCCTTGGGCAGACCGGGGACAGCATCGTCATCCGCGAACCCCTGGGTGTCTGCGGTGCCATTATTCCCTGGAATATGCCGGTCCTCATCATGGGCTGGAAAGTGGGGCCAGCGCTCCTTGCCGGAAATACCCTGGTACTCAAACCGGCATCTGCCACGCCGCTTGCAAATATCAGCCTTGCAAAGATTCTGGATGAAGCCGGTCTTCCTCCCGGGGTCCTGAATGTGGTTACGGGCACCGGGGAAGAAGCGGGAAATGCGCTTGTACAGCATCCCGATATCAAAAAGATCTCATTTACCGGAAGTTGTGCAACCGGTCAGAAAGTGAAGGAACTCGCATCGCGTCATCTCAAGGAGCTGACCCTCGAACTTGGCGGATCCGATCCGATGATTGTTACGAGCGATGCCGATATCGACCGGGCTGTGGAAGGGGCAATCCGGGGGAGATTTTATAATGCCGGCCAGACCTGCACTGCCGTCAAACGATTGTATGTTCTTGAAGGCGTGGCAAAGGAATTTACCCAGAAACTCAAAGAGCGGACCGAGGCCCTCAGTGTCGGCAATGGCCTGGGCCCGAAGATCGATATGGGTCCTTTGAACAGCAGCAGCCAGCGTCAGCATATCCAGGAAACTGTCGAGACTGTTCGCGAGAACAGGGAAGGACATGTTATTGCCGGGGGTTGCGAGCTCAAAGGCAAAGCCTATGAGAAAGGATATTTCTACCGGCCAACCCTGGTGACGGACATAAGTCCCGGCTCCCCGCTCATAACCGAAGAGATCTTCGGGCCGGTATTACCGGTAATGACTGTTCCGAACCTGGATGCTGCAATCCACGAGGCCAATAACTCCCGGTTCGGCCTTGGAGCCTCGGTCTGGACTACCAACCTGCATACGGCAAAACGGGTCTTTGACGAAGTCCATGCCGGTGTCATATGGGTGAACCGTCATCTCACCCTGCCTCCGGAAGTTCCTTTCGGCGGGGTTGAAGGAAGCGGGATCGGACGGGAGAACGGGCAGGACGCGCTGGACCAGTATTCCCGGACCAAATCCCTGATTCTTGGCTGGTAA
- a CDS encoding PAS domain S-box protein, translating into MFRVLYVDDEPALLDLGKIFLEQSGNLHVDTVSSVEEAIAKIQAEPFDGIISDYQMPGKDGLEFLKYIRSHNIDIPFILFTGRGREEIVIEALNSGADFYLQKGGEHKSQFVELEHKIKNAIDRKHIQDRLKESEQRMAGIINFLPDATFAVNLDKKVIAWNKTLEMMTGVLADAVLGTSGYAQPRTHDKDRKPPLVDLVLNKEKELEKNYPSVQREGDKIISETFMPGLYGGKGAYVWRVASPLYDTRGNMIGAIEAFRDITQRKESEDKLRHMNEDLHAAYEQLAAAEEELRSNYEELASSERELQRVKERYQSVVEDQTELICRFSPDGKLTFVNDAYCRYFGLSRAACLEEQHHVDIPKDERALMRKHIQLLSKDDPSGSIEHRIIMPSGKVRWQRWNDRAIFDPSGKLIEYQSVGRDITRQKEAEDKLQRTHEDLYVAYEQLTATEEELRANYEELSKNQQELYRSEERYRNIIEDQTEFICRFTPDGTITFANDAYCRYFSKQKDKLVGSKFSPAIPSEDRNKVNDHFSRMSPENPVRTLTHSILMPDGKVRWQKWSDRAIFDTNGRVIEYQSVGRDITAEKESTDLLRRMNDDLHAAYEQLAAAEEELRSNYEELASSERELQRVKERYQSVVEDQTELICRFSPDGKLTFVNDAYCRYFGLSRAACLEEQHHVDIPREERALVRMHIQSLSKDEPSGSIEHRIILPLGKVRWQHWNDRAIFDPNGKLIEYQSVGRDITRQKEAEDELQHTHENLYAAYEQLAAAEEELRSNYEELSKNQQELYRSEERYRNIIEDQTEFICRFTPDGTITFVNDAYCRYFERSRDKLVGHKFAPVIPAEDKKEVKNHFRIVTPEYPVRTIEHRIVMPGGEIRWQQWSDRAIFDAKGQVIEYQSVGRDITDRKRMEWALHESNQKLNLLSSITRHDILNQLTALQGYHLLLKDTLPAGDQQRWIEGAIKAGETIQSQIQFTQQYQDIGLQKPKWQNVFVCANAVAKDHGFTQVSVDHALADVEIFADPLLKTVFFNLFENAIMHGKKVKTIHVTGDSTPSVMRIIIEDDGSGIDYPFKEKIFQKGFGNHTGLGLFLVREVLSITGLTIREVGEPGKGARFEILVPSDMSRMITNSCAL; encoded by the coding sequence ATGTTCAGGGTACTGTATGTTGACGATGAACCAGCATTGCTGGACCTTGGCAAGATCTTCCTGGAACAATCCGGCAATCTCCATGTGGACACGGTATCATCCGTTGAAGAAGCAATCGCAAAAATACAGGCAGAGCCGTTCGACGGCATTATATCCGATTACCAGATGCCGGGTAAAGACGGTCTGGAATTTTTAAAATATATCCGTTCCCACAATATCGATATCCCCTTCATTCTCTTCACCGGACGCGGGCGTGAAGAGATTGTTATCGAAGCCTTGAACAGCGGTGCTGATTTTTATCTCCAGAAAGGCGGGGAGCACAAATCCCAGTTCGTCGAACTAGAACACAAGATAAAGAATGCCATTGACCGCAAACACATCCAGGACCGGCTCAAGGAATCTGAACAGAGGATGGCCGGTATCATCAACTTTTTACCGGATGCTACCTTTGCAGTCAATCTTGACAAGAAAGTTATCGCCTGGAATAAAACCCTGGAGATGATGACCGGGGTTCTTGCTGATGCAGTTCTTGGAACCTCGGGATATGCACAACCCCGGACCCATGACAAGGATCGAAAACCACCTCTGGTGGATCTGGTCCTCAACAAGGAAAAAGAACTTGAAAAAAATTACCCGAGTGTCCAGCGGGAAGGGGACAAGATAATATCAGAAACTTTTATGCCCGGCCTGTATGGCGGGAAAGGTGCATATGTCTGGCGGGTTGCATCCCCGCTTTACGATACCCGTGGCAATATGATAGGAGCTATCGAAGCTTTTCGCGATATAACCCAGCGGAAGGAATCCGAAGACAAACTCCGGCATATGAACGAAGACCTCCATGCAGCGTACGAACAGCTGGCCGCTGCCGAGGAAGAGCTCCGATCGAATTACGAGGAACTGGCAAGCAGCGAACGGGAGCTCCAGCGGGTGAAAGAGCGGTACCAGAGCGTTGTCGAGGACCAGACCGAACTCATCTGCAGGTTCAGTCCTGATGGAAAGCTTACCTTTGTCAACGATGCGTACTGCAGGTATTTCGGCCTGAGCCGGGCCGCATGTCTTGAGGAGCAGCATCACGTAGATATTCCCAAGGATGAGCGGGCACTCATGCGCAAGCATATCCAGTTGCTTTCAAAAGATGATCCATCAGGTTCGATCGAACACCGGATCATCATGCCGTCCGGCAAGGTGAGGTGGCAGCGCTGGAATGACCGGGCTATCTTCGATCCCAGCGGCAAATTAATCGAGTACCAGTCCGTTGGCCGGGACATCACCCGCCAGAAAGAGGCTGAAGACAAACTTCAGCGCACTCACGAGGATCTCTATGTTGCGTACGAACAGCTGACTGCTACCGAAGAGGAGTTACGGGCAAATTACGAGGAACTCAGTAAAAACCAGCAGGAACTTTACCGGAGCGAGGAGCGGTACCGCAATATCATAGAAGACCAGACCGAATTCATCTGCAGGTTCACACCGGATGGCACGATCACGTTTGCAAATGATGCCTACTGCCGGTATTTCAGTAAGCAGAAAGACAAACTGGTAGGGAGCAAATTTTCCCCTGCTATTCCTTCTGAAGACAGAAATAAAGTGAACGATCATTTTTCCCGGATGAGCCCGGAGAACCCGGTCAGGACCTTAACCCACAGCATCCTCATGCCGGATGGAAAAGTCCGGTGGCAGAAGTGGTCTGACCGGGCCATCTTTGATACCAATGGTCGCGTTATCGAGTACCAGTCCGTTGGCCGGGATATCACTGCAGAAAAGGAATCAACGGATCTGCTTCGGCGGATGAACGATGACCTTCATGCAGCATACGAACAACTGGCAGCTGCCGAGGAAGAGCTTCGATCGAATTACGAGGAACTGGCAAGCAGCGAGCGGGAACTCCAGCGGGTGAAAGAACGGTACCAGAGCGTTGTCGAGGACCAGACCGAACTCATCTGCAGGTTCAGTCCTGACGGAAAACTTACCTTTGTCAACGATGCATACTGCAGGTATTTCGGCCTGAGCCGGGCCGCATGTCTTGAGGAGCAGCATCACGTAGATATTCCCAGGGAGGAGCGGGCTCTTGTGCGGATGCATATCCAGTCGCTTTCAAAAGATGAACCGTCGGGTTCGATCGAACACCGGATTATCCTGCCTTTGGGTAAGGTGAGATGGCAGCACTGGAATGACCGGGCTATCTTCGATCCCAATGGCAAATTAATCGAGTACCAGTCCGTTGGCCGGGACATCACCCGCCAGAAAGAAGCGGAAGACGAACTCCAGCATACTCACGAGAATCTTTATGCAGCGTACGAGCAGCTGGCCGCTGCCGAGGAAGAGCTCCGATCGAATTATGAGGAACTCAGTAAAAACCAGCAGGAACTTTACCGGAGCGAGGAGCGGTACCGCAACATCATTGAAGACCAGACCGAATTCATCTGCAGGTTCACACCGGATGGCACGATCACGTTTGTCAACGATGCCTATTGCCGGTATTTCGAACGATCCCGGGACAAACTCGTTGGCCACAAGTTCGCCCCGGTTATTCCTGCTGAAGACAAAAAGGAAGTGAAAAATCATTTCCGGATTGTAACCCCCGAGTACCCGGTCCGGACTATTGAACACAGAATCGTCATGCCTGGCGGGGAGATTCGCTGGCAGCAGTGGTCCGACCGGGCTATCTTTGATGCAAAAGGCCAGGTAATAGAATACCAGTCGGTTGGCCGGGATATCACCGATCGGAAACGGATGGAGTGGGCACTCCATGAATCCAACCAGAAACTCAACCTTCTCTCGAGTATCACGCGGCATGATATCCTCAACCAGCTGACAGCCCTTCAGGGATATCATCTCCTTCTCAAGGATACCCTCCCGGCGGGAGACCAGCAGCGCTGGATCGAAGGAGCGATAAAAGCCGGGGAGACCATCCAGAGCCAGATCCAGTTCACCCAGCAGTACCAGGATATCGGTCTCCAGAAACCAAAGTGGCAGAATGTCTTTGTCTGTGCAAATGCTGTGGCAAAGGACCATGGTTTCACCCAGGTGTCCGTAGACCACGCTCTGGCAGATGTTGAAATATTTGCCGATCCTCTCCTGAAAACGGTCTTTTTCAACCTGTTTGAAAATGCAATCATGCATGGCAAAAAGGTAAAAACAATTCATGTCACCGGGGATTCAACCCCCTCGGTTATGCGGATCATTATCGAAGATGACGGGAGCGGGATAGATTATCCGTTCAAGGAAAAAATTTTCCAGAAAGGCTTTGGCAATCATACCGGTCTTGGTCTGTTCCTTGTCCGGGAGGTTCTATCCATCACCGGCCTTACCATCCGGGAAGTGGGGGAGCCGGGGAAAGGAGCACGATTCGAGATCCTTGTTCCATCGGATATGTCAAGAATGATTACCAATTCCTGTGCCCTGTAA
- a CDS encoding zinc ribbon domain-containing protein encodes MPFCPDCGTEITPGNKFCTECGAPVEEAAVPARKEETQAALPPVPKGRPGANKNIILVLVGIIAVCMIVSVVILSGMFVTTPAKSSSATPGPHVSVTPTSYAIVTDLYPEESLVPVTTPTTKIVSSERFGSNYERVYSISKNFSYGEKVTFAQNLTTPPLYIKFNLMPVNISRHILVGIGTHQEHMVNTTEVSPNAWFEVKVYDTSDEHLVEQEGFGKDYSDVTNQEFMVRQKGNYRIEFSGHEVSAAVDVLTGIA; translated from the coding sequence ATGCCATTTTGTCCAGACTGCGGCACGGAGATCACTCCGGGTAACAAGTTTTGTACCGAATGTGGTGCACCTGTTGAAGAAGCTGCAGTTCCTGCCCGTAAAGAAGAAACTCAGGCCGCGCTTCCCCCGGTTCCGAAAGGAAGACCCGGGGCAAATAAAAACATCATCCTCGTTCTTGTCGGGATCATCGCTGTCTGTATGATTGTATCTGTGGTGATCCTTTCCGGAATGTTCGTTACAACTCCGGCCAAATCCTCGTCAGCGACCCCGGGTCCGCACGTTTCAGTTACGCCAACCAGTTATGCTATTGTCACCGATCTTTATCCTGAAGAGAGTCTGGTTCCGGTCACTACGCCGACAACAAAAATTGTCAGCAGCGAACGGTTCGGGAGCAATTATGAGCGGGTCTATTCCATCAGCAAAAATTTTTCCTATGGGGAAAAAGTAACATTCGCCCAGAACCTGACAACGCCTCCTCTGTATATCAAGTTCAACCTGATGCCGGTGAATATAAGCCGCCATATCCTTGTCGGAATCGGAACCCACCAGGAACACATGGTCAACACCACCGAGGTCAGCCCGAATGCCTGGTTTGAAGTGAAAGTCTACGACACCAGTGATGAGCACCTTGTTGAACAGGAGGGGTTCGGAAAAGACTACAGCGATGTGACAAACCAGGAATTCATGGTGCGGCAGAAAGGAAATTACCGTATAGAATTTTCAGGCCACGAAGTATCTGCCGCAGTTGATGTCCTCACGGGAATCGCATGA
- the gltA gene encoding NADPH-dependent glutamate synthase: MLDRPIDQRLHDFAEVDRGFSPEEAMIEADRCLQCKKPLCVSGCPVSIDIPAFIREVAAGDFRKAAAIIKEQNMLPAICGRVCPQEVQCEGVCILKNKEKPIHIGSLERFVADWERANGMILPQKKSSKARRIAVVGAGPAGLTASAELARLGYRVTLFESLHAAGGVLMYGIPAFRLPKEIVKAEIDAVLSLGVDLRLNHLVGRSVTLRELLGYDAVFLGTGAGLPYFMGIPGENLPGVYSANEFLTRVNLMHADRFPVFDTPVKKGSRVVVAGGGNVAMDAARVARRLGGKVTLVYRRREEDLPAREAEIARAKEEGIEFVMCANPVRILGDQVMTGVECTKMEMCALDSSGRPEPAPAAGSEFVLDADVFIAAIGQGPNPLLISELPELKRGKRGNVIVDENYRTSIRNVYAGGDVATGAATVILAMGAAKSAAHAIDRMLREE; encoded by the coding sequence ATGCTTGACCGCCCGATAGACCAGCGCCTCCATGATTTTGCAGAAGTGGACCGGGGATTTTCTCCCGAGGAAGCAATGATCGAGGCTGACCGCTGCCTCCAGTGTAAAAAACCGCTCTGTGTAAGCGGTTGCCCGGTAAGTATCGATATACCGGCTTTTATCCGGGAAGTGGCAGCCGGCGATTTCCGGAAAGCTGCCGCTATAATCAAGGAACAGAACATGCTTCCCGCAATCTGCGGCCGGGTCTGCCCCCAGGAAGTCCAGTGCGAGGGAGTCTGTATTCTCAAGAACAAGGAAAAACCCATCCACATCGGGTCCCTGGAACGCTTTGTAGCAGACTGGGAACGGGCCAACGGCATGATCCTGCCCCAGAAAAAATCTTCCAAAGCCCGCCGCATTGCCGTGGTCGGTGCCGGCCCTGCAGGTCTCACGGCTTCTGCCGAACTTGCCCGCCTTGGATATCGTGTCACGCTCTTTGAATCCCTGCATGCCGCAGGTGGTGTCCTGATGTACGGCATTCCTGCCTTCCGGCTCCCCAAAGAGATCGTGAAAGCAGAGATCGATGCAGTCCTGTCGCTTGGGGTTGATCTCAGGCTCAACCACCTGGTTGGAAGAAGCGTTACCCTCCGGGAACTCCTGGGTTATGATGCCGTATTCCTTGGGACAGGGGCCGGTCTCCCGTATTTCATGGGCATTCCGGGAGAGAACCTGCCCGGGGTTTATTCTGCCAACGAGTTCCTGACCCGGGTCAATCTTATGCATGCCGACCGGTTCCCGGTTTTTGATACTCCGGTGAAAAAAGGCAGCCGGGTGGTTGTTGCCGGTGGAGGCAATGTTGCCATGGATGCTGCACGCGTAGCCCGCAGGCTTGGAGGCAAAGTTACTCTTGTATACCGGCGCAGGGAGGAGGATCTTCCGGCAAGAGAAGCTGAAATAGCCCGGGCCAAAGAGGAGGGCATTGAGTTTGTCATGTGTGCAAATCCGGTCCGGATTCTCGGCGATCAGGTCATGACCGGTGTGGAATGTACCAAGATGGAGATGTGCGCGCTCGACAGTTCGGGAAGACCGGAGCCGGCCCCGGCCGCGGGCTCGGAGTTTGTCCTGGATGCGGATGTCTTTATTGCCGCGATCGGTCAGGGTCCAAACCCGCTTCTCATCAGCGAACTCCCCGAACTCAAGCGCGGTAAGCGTGGAAATGTCATTGTGGATGAGAATTACCGGACCTCTATCCGGAACGTGTATGCCGGTGGCGATGTTGCAACCGGTGCAGCAACGGTCATTCTCGCGATGGGCGCGGCCAAAAGCGCAGCACATGCCATTGATCGGATGCTCCGTGAAGAGTGA
- a CDS encoding sulfide/dihydroorotate dehydrogenase-like FAD/NAD-binding protein, with protein MFRIEKSEQIADKVYQMWVNAPHVAHHAAAGQFVIFRIDEKGERIPLTISAVDGDSFRVIFMAVGKTTTHLAALSAGDSIQDIAGPLGRASEIKKYGTCVVVGGGVGTANLPIIARAARAAGNRVIGIVGARNANLLILEDEMGQACDELLISTDDGSKGFHGFAADLLKQVMARENVDCVWIIGPTIMMKVTCEATRAAGIRTFVSLNPIMVDGTGMCGSCRVTVGGETKFACVDGPEFDAHKVDFAGLMQRVRMYQPEEKESLERYHAHTCACKGGEHHA; from the coding sequence TTGTTTCGCATAGAAAAATCAGAGCAGATTGCCGATAAAGTCTACCAGATGTGGGTAAATGCCCCCCATGTTGCGCATCACGCAGCTGCCGGGCAGTTTGTAATTTTCCGGATAGACGAGAAAGGAGAACGCATCCCCCTCACCATATCCGCTGTTGACGGCGATTCGTTCCGGGTGATCTTTATGGCTGTCGGCAAGACAACCACCCACCTTGCGGCACTGTCAGCCGGGGATTCGATTCAGGATATTGCAGGGCCACTTGGAAGAGCAAGCGAGATCAAAAAATACGGTACCTGTGTTGTAGTCGGTGGCGGAGTGGGAACCGCGAATCTCCCGATTATTGCCCGTGCTGCAAGAGCAGCCGGCAACCGGGTTATCGGGATTGTCGGCGCCCGGAACGCGAACCTTCTCATCCTTGAAGACGAGATGGGCCAGGCCTGCGATGAACTCCTTATCTCTACTGATGACGGGAGCAAAGGATTCCACGGGTTTGCAGCCGATCTCCTGAAGCAGGTTATGGCGCGCGAGAATGTCGACTGCGTCTGGATCATCGGTCCCACTATCATGATGAAAGTCACCTGTGAAGCCACGCGCGCAGCCGGGATCCGGACCTTTGTGAGCCTGAACCCGATCATGGTCGATGGTACCGGTATGTGCGGGTCCTGCCGGGTAACCGTGGGAGGGGAGACAAAATTTGCCTGCGTTGACGGTCCGGAGTTTGATGCCCACAAGGTCGATTTTGCCGGCCTGATGCAGCGCGTCCGGATGTACCAGCCGGAAGAGAAGGAATCGCTCGAGCGTTATCATGCACATACCTGCGCATGCAAAGGGGGCGAGCACCATGCTTGA
- the arcS gene encoding archaeosine synthase subunit alpha, with protein MTRYNIRKRDGLARTGILETDNGSSRLPAALDVEILFPALALQANTNIPLSAPVSFVEEYLRNTGKQPVAIHPHGENESQSGDCVMVANWQTAFANPRSYVDWLVNLKEKTPVDTAWYAPASALPSTIAILCYTGFDLFDFRAVDLKSAQGIFCTPEGEFPRAALGLGLCSCPGCKAGDLKEHNRESLRNEISLVAHFIEQGQLRELVESRCRMDAAQVAIMRHLDNRYTFMERQVPVARGKIMRANSGESMQRAEVRRFADRVVTRYIPPKTDVAVLIPCSAKKPYSLSQSHRKFQQAIGGRAHELIVTSPLGLVPRELETVYPAGHYDVPVTGYWDAEECAFIAGILEQYFRKNPYRRIIAHLEGGALKVARTAAEACGITLECSCEENPTSPGALNRLDAGLAGERRIKDDRLHGMISYQFGCDVDTKGTVLRGHFPEIFYSRNNMQIFSIDTSTGLLRPTLDGWNMIPSGYRVHIDDFVPEGDVLIPGVSSEDPGIRDGDEVLVVGKCAVATGKAAISSEDMCRSKRGIAVRVRKIKRL; from the coding sequence ATGACCCGGTATAATATCAGGAAACGTGACGGTCTTGCCCGAACGGGCATTCTGGAGACCGATAATGGTTCTTCCAGACTTCCTGCGGCTTTAGATGTTGAGATCCTTTTTCCCGCACTTGCACTGCAGGCCAATACCAATATCCCGCTCTCCGCACCGGTCTCCTTTGTTGAAGAGTATCTTCGGAATACTGGGAAACAACCGGTAGCAATTCATCCTCACGGTGAAAATGAGTCCCAGAGCGGTGACTGCGTTATGGTCGCAAATTGGCAGACCGCATTTGCCAATCCCCGGTCATATGTTGACTGGCTGGTGAATCTCAAGGAAAAAACACCGGTTGATACTGCGTGGTATGCACCGGCATCAGCTCTCCCCTCAACCATTGCTATCCTCTGTTATACGGGATTCGATCTCTTCGATTTCCGGGCAGTTGATCTCAAATCTGCGCAGGGAATTTTCTGCACTCCTGAAGGCGAATTTCCCCGCGCAGCTCTCGGTCTTGGCCTCTGCTCATGTCCGGGCTGCAAAGCAGGGGATCTCAAAGAGCATAACCGGGAATCACTTCGTAATGAGATAAGTCTGGTTGCGCATTTCATCGAGCAGGGACAACTGCGCGAACTTGTCGAGTCCCGCTGCCGGATGGACGCAGCGCAGGTGGCGATCATGCGTCACCTGGACAACCGGTATACATTCATGGAGCGGCAGGTGCCGGTTGCACGGGGAAAAATTATGCGGGCGAACTCCGGCGAATCCATGCAGCGTGCCGAAGTGCGCAGGTTTGCAGACCGGGTAGTCACCCGGTATATCCCGCCAAAAACGGATGTTGCCGTGCTTATCCCCTGTTCTGCAAAGAAACCCTATTCACTCTCCCAGAGCCACCGCAAGTTCCAGCAGGCGATCGGCGGGCGGGCCCATGAACTGATTGTCACATCACCGCTGGGTCTTGTTCCCCGCGAACTTGAGACCGTATATCCGGCCGGTCATTACGATGTTCCGGTAACCGGGTACTGGGATGCCGAGGAATGCGCATTCATTGCAGGAATCCTGGAACAGTACTTCCGGAAGAACCCGTACCGGCGGATTATCGCGCATCTTGAAGGCGGCGCGCTCAAGGTAGCCCGTACGGCAGCCGAAGCCTGTGGAATTACCCTCGAATGCTCCTGCGAAGAAAATCCGACAAGCCCGGGAGCGCTGAACCGGCTTGATGCAGGACTCGCCGGGGAGAGACGGATAAAAGACGACCGGCTCCATGGCATGATCTCGTACCAGTTCGGTTGCGATGTGGATACGAAAGGCACCGTGCTGCGGGGTCACTTCCCTGAGATCTTCTACAGCCGGAACAATATGCAGATCTTCTCTATCGATACATCCACGGGTCTTCTCCGGCCCACTCTTGATGGCTGGAACATGATCCCTTCCGGGTACCGGGTCCATATCGATGACTTTGTTCCTGAAGGAGATGTCCTCATACCGGGCGTTTCTTCCGAGGATCCCGGAATCCGCGATGGGGATGAAGTGCTCGTTGTCGGAAAGTGTGCCGTTGCAACCGGAAAAGCCGCAATATCCTCGGAAGACATGTGCCGGTCAAAACGCGGGATTGCCGTCCGGGTGCGTAAGATAAAGAGATTGTAA